CCCGGTCACGGGTGAGTGGTCGATCAGGTCATCCCTGGAGTACTTGATCACCTCCTCCATGTCGTGCGGGGAGTGCTTGCGCAGGACCGCGGCGGCGGCGAACGCCTTGAACGTGGAGGCGTAGGCGAACCGCTCGCTGTCGTGGTAGGCCACTTCCCGCCCGGTCCCGGTGTTCACCGCGTAGACCCCGAGTCGTGCGGCGTACGTGCGTTCCAACCGCTTGAAGTCCGCCGCGGACGCCTTCCCGGCCGGAGCCGGCCGCGTCGTCGCGGCGGGCGGAGTCGGTGAAGTCGGCGAAGTCCGGGTACTGCCCTGGCCGCAAGCCGCCATGGAGAGGAGGACGAGCCCGGCCAGGGCGGCGTGTCGTACACGTGTGTACTTCATCCTCGAACCTCCGGGAAGCCCATGACGCTCGGGTGCCCGTCGCGTCCCTGGTGCGAGATCCCGCTCGGCCGGGACCCGCTCTCTCGCAAGGCTACGACTTCGACGAAGGCCGGCGCCGTAAGGTGAACGACCTCCAGGGGCACCGGAAGTTGCAGCCCGGCGCCCTGCGGATGAAGACCTGTGGGGAACGGGCGAACGGCCTCGTCCGCGAGGAATCGTCGCGCGATAGTCAGGGCATGAGTCTGCCGAAGACAGTCAAGTCGTGGAACGACGTCGGGGCCGGTCGGCGTTCCTTCCTCACTGCCATGGGCGCCGTCGGCGCCACCGTCGCAACCGGCGTTCCCGCATACGCGTCGGACCACGCCCGGGACGTCCGCGACGCCGACGGCCACGTGGACGTCCAGTTGCTGAACATCACCGACCTGCACGGATACCTGGCCGCGGCACCGGGCGGAGACTCCACCATCCACGGCAACGGCGGCCAGACCTACACGGTCGGCGGCGTCGCCTACATGGCGGCCCACCTGAAGCGGATCAGGGACGGGAAGGCGAACTCCCTCTTCTTCAGTCCCGGCGACAACTTCTCCGGGTGGGAGTTCGATGCGGCCGTCTTCGCGGACGAGCCCACGATCGAGGCCTTCAACCTCATGAAGCTCGACTTCTCCACCGCCGGGAACCACGAGTTCGACAAGTCACCGGCCATGATCACGCAGCACATGGAGGAGGGCGTCCCCTTTCCGGTGGTGGGTCAGGACACGTCGTTCATCGACTCGGCCGGCCGGCGGTTCCCCGGCGCGGACTTCCTCTTCTACAGCGGCAACGTGCAATGGCGGGGAGACGGGGCCGACGTCCTCCCCGCGTACAACATCAGGTACGTCGACGGTCCCAGCGGGGAGAAGATCCCGGTCGGTTTCATCCACCTGACAGCCATCGGCACGGAGTCCTCCAGCACGGCCTACCTGCCCGCCGTGAAGACACGCGACGAGCTCCAGACCGTCAATCGGCTGGCCGCTCTCCTCAAGAAGCGCGGTGTCAACGCCATCGTGCTCAGCATGCACGACGGCGCGGTCGCGGGCGGTGACTTCAACGGCGGACTCAACCCCTCGGGCCCGGCCTACGAGCTCGCCCTCCAGGCCTCGCCCGACATCGACGTCATCGTCACCGGCCACTGGCACACCCGCTTCAACATGATGCTGCCCGACCCGAACGGGGTGCCCCGGCCCTTCGTGGAGGCCGGCTGTCACGGCCAGCTCATCAACGAGATCAACCTGAAGCTGGATCCACGTACCGGCAAGGTGGTCCGCGAGCTGACCGTGTCGACCAACCACCCCAACACGCGCACCGGCATCGCCCCGGACCCCGAGATGCGGCAGGTCGTCTCGTACTGGAACGGACAAGCGACCACCCGGGCCAACTCGACGATCGGCCGGCAGCGCGGCTCGTTCCTGCGGGCGCGGAACGCCGCGGGGGAGAGCACCATGGGCGACCTGGTCGCCGACTGGGCGCTGTGGGCCGGCAGCCGGCCCACGAACAAGAACTTCAACGGCAACTGCCACCCGAACATCGCGGCGCAGCTGGCCATGGTGGCACTCGCTCCCCGGGTCGGGCAGACAGTGATCGCCGGGGACCTGGTCCATGACCCTGCCACGAACGGGGCGATCCCGTTCGTCCGCGCCTGGCGCGGCGTGGGCTACGGCGACCCGGTCGTCAGCGTCTGGGTCACCGGCCAACAGATCCACGACGCCTTGGAGCAACAGTGGACGACGAAGGAGGGCGGGGGCATACAGTACGCGCCGTTCGCCGTGTCGAAGAACGTGCGCTACAGCTTCAACTCCGCCGCCGGCGTGGGAAACCGCGTCGATCCCCGCAACGTCCACATCGACGGCAAGGCGCTTGAGCCCACGAGGCGCTATCGGCTGGCCACCCTGGCCTACACCCTCGTCGGAGCGGACGGATACCCGGCCCTGACGGACTTCGAAGAGCCGTTCACCCACCAGCGCGACTTCGAGAGCTTCGTGGCGTTCGTGAGGCAGGCGGGCACCCTCGTTCCCGCGCCGACCAACCGTGTGTCCGTGTTGTCGTCGTCCGGCGCGCTGCGATCAGAACTCGGGGAGATCGTGGACCCGGTGGAGCCACGGCTCTCCGACGGCACACCGATGTCCCGGCCCCAGGCGGCGATCGTGACCGCGGCCCGGTCGCACGACATCCCGTACCCGCCCTGCTGAGGGGCGGCGTGCCGATGAGCACCCCCACCCGACAGCCCGTACCCGACGACGTGACCGGAATCGACGGGCGAGGCGACCCGGGCAGCTGTCGGCCGAGAGTCAGGCCTCCGCGGCCCGGTCGAGCCAGCCGCGGATGACGGCCTGGGCGCCCGCCTGGAAGCGGGTGCCCGCGTCGAGGTCGTCGAGCATGCCGCTGATGCGGCGGCGCGCGGTGTGCACGTGAATGCCCAACCGGCGGGCAATGGCCTCGTCCTTCAGGCCCGAGGCGAGCAGACTCAGCAGTTCCCGCTGGGACGTGGTCAGATCGCTGTCGGGGTTGCCGACCGGTGTGGCACGGTCCCACAGGGTTTCGAAGAGCGGCAGGACGGCTCTGCGCAGCAGGGCTCCACCCGGTACGAGCACGGGTTCCGCGCCGTCGCCGGCAGCGGACGGCGGCAGCAGGCAACTGTGGCGGTCGACGACGATCAGCCTCGTGGGGAGGTGGGCGCCCACCCTGGCCTGAAGGCCGCGTTCGGTCAGTGCGCCCAGGGTCTGTGGCCGGCCCGGATGCTTCATCCACTCACGGTCCAGGACGGTCCGTACGATCACACCCCGGTCGAGCAGGTCCCCGATGGCGGGCCCGAGCGCCTCACCGTCCGGCGCCGGATCGGGTAATCCTCTGATGCCCGGGGGTCTGTCGAGGATCAGTACCTCGCTCCGGGCGGCGGCGAGCATGTGCCGCACGCGCGTCGTGATGTCCTCGGCGCCCGACAGGATCTCGGGCGTGCCCGAGCGCCCCGCCCCGAGGACGGCGGGTGGCCGCTCGGCCAGTCCATCGGCGTAGGTGCACAGGCGCTCCAGTTCCGCGGACTCCTGACGAAGCAGTGCCTGGCGGCGTCGGACCAGCAGCCGAAGGGTGGTGGCCGGTGAGGTGGCCGGCTCCGGGGATTCTCCCGGCAGCGGTGTGGTGACGACCTGTCCGGCCGGACGGGCCGGCGTCCTGTCAGGTCCCGGCTTGCCGACGCCGGTCAGGGCGTCGAGCTGAGCGGCATCGCCGGCACCGGCCACGAGGAGCGCCTTGTGGGCGTCCTCCTCGGGCCATCCGAGGCCCGGGTTGTACGGGTCGGTATGGATCATGTCGGGGATTCTGACCTCTTCACAGACTGCCCACAAGTGTGCGTGGCCACTTCTGAGGGGCGTCGAAGGCTGTGCAAAGGCTGTGGAGCGGGCTTGCATGACCGTGACGTAACGCATCGATCCAAGCACCCACCGTTGAGGAGACGTCTTGCGCAAGCCCGGCACACGTTCATCGGCACCGGCCGCAGTCGCGAACAGAGGATGGCGCGTATCGCTCCGTTCCGGCACCGGAATCGCGGCTCTGCTGGCCGCCGCGTTGACACTGACGGTGTCACCCGCGCAGGCCACCGACCCCACTGGCGGAGGGTCAGGCGTCCTCTCGGGACGGGACACCGACACCCCCGTCCTGGTCGAGGGCATACGTGAACCCGTGGACGCCAAGGCGGCTCCCGCCGACGCGGCGCGTCAGCACCTCGCCTCGAAGAAGAGCCGCTACAAGATCCCGCAGGCGGTCAGTGACCTGACTCCCGTCTCGACGGTGAACAGCGGCGCGGACGAGACGGTCCGCCTGCAGCAGAAGCACCACGGCGTGCAGGTCCTCGGCGGCCAGTACGTGGTGCGGATGCAGAAGCAGGACGGCAAGCGGGTGGTCACCGGCACGTCCGGGCACTACTTCACCGGCCTCACCGCCGGCGTCACCCCGCAGGTCGGCCAAGAGCTCGCCGTCCAACGAGCGGTGTCCGCCACCCTCCACCAGCTGGGCGGAGCCGTGCTCGGCACGAGCCAGGCTCCGCGGGCCGGCGGCCACGACGCCGCCCAGGCTCCGCTGACCGGTGAGGCCAAGGGGCTCGTCATCCTCCCCAAGGGAGACGGTGTCCTCGCCTACCGCGTCACCGTGCGCGGCAGCGCGCCCGGCACCGGGGAGCCGGTGCTGCGCGAGGTGTACGTCGATGCCACGTCGGGCTATCCGGCACTCCAGTACAGCGCCCTGAAGACGATGACGGCGCCGGACGCGGTGAGTGGCAAGGACACGAAGGACGCCCCGGCCGCGGACGGCCCGGCGGGTGACGCGTCCGGGCTGTTCCCCGAGGCGGGATCGGGTACCCGGCTGAACGGCGGCAAGACCCCGCTGTCCATCGCCTACGACCAGACCGCCGCATCCTTCGTGATGGCCGATGCCGTCCGCATGCGGGGCACGTCCAAGAACCTGCTGGCCACCTGGGACGCCCGCGGCCGGTCGGTCTCCGAAGTCTCCGGCAAGTGGCCCGGCAACCTCAAGATGTTCTCCTCGCCCACCGCCGAGTTCGACGCCGCGGCGACGGACTCCGGGGCCGTCGACGCCCACTGGAACGCCGAACAGGTCTACGACTACTACAAGAACGCCCACGGGCGCGACAGCCTCGACGGCAGTGGCATGACCGTCAACTCGCTGGTCGGTGTGACGTACTACGGCATGCCGTACGCCAACGCCTTCTGGGACGGCGCCAAGATGGTGTACGGCAACGGCGACAAGGAGTACAAGCCGCTCTCCGCCGACACCGACGTGGTCGGCCACGAGATGACCCACGGCGTCATCGAGCACACGGCGAACCTCGTCTACGCCGGTCAGTCCGGTGCCCTGAACGAGGCCCTCGCGGACTACTTCGGCAACGCGATCGACGTCACCGCCAACGGGATCCCGATGACCGACCCCACCGCGGGCCTGATCGGGGAGAACCTGTGCCGCACGAAGGCGGCCGCCGACTGCGCCCTGCGTGACCTCAACGACGGCGCCACCACGTCGAAGAGCTTCCTGGGTGTTTCCTTCGCCACCGACAACGGAGGCGTGCACCTGAACTCGACGATCTTCTCCGGCGCACTGTGGGACATGCGCGAGGACCTCGGCGGCACCCTCGCCGACAAGATCGTCTACAAGGCCCTCACCGAGTACATGACTCCGGTCGACGGCTTCACCGAGGCCCGCAACGCGGTACTCGCCGCGGCGAAGTCGATGGGCGTCACCGCCGGCCAACAGAACACGGTCAAGCGCGCCTTCAACGCCCACGGCGTCGTTCCCGGCTGGGAGCAGGCCCTGGGCGTGGACAGCGACTCCCTGTTCGGCAAGCTCAACACCACCGACAGCGGTGTGGGCGCCGGCGGCGGGTGGTGGACGGTCTCGAAGTCCAACGACGACGGCTCCGAGCCCTACTCCGTCTACGCCGGCCGGATGGACGGCAAGGGCGCGGCGAAGGTGATCAGCCCCAACGACGGGCGCTTCCACACGGCGCCCGCGACCGACGGCAAGACGGCCGTCTGGACGGCCTACGGCACCACTTCCGTCGACATCCTCTCCCGTCCGATCGCGGGCGGCCCGGTCAAGAAGCTCTACAGCTCGACCACGGGCGTCTCGGGCCTGCGCATCGACAAGGGCGTGGTCGTCTTCGAGGAGTACGACATCTTCGGCGGCCGCCACGTCGGCTACCAGCGCCCCGCCGACAAGGCGCCCGTCTTCGTGGACGGCCAGGACTGGGACATCATCACCGCCCTGCCGTCCGTCAAGGGTGACAAGCTCGCCTACGCCAAGCTCTACCCGCAGGACGGCACCTACCGCCTCGGGGTGGACATCCTGGACCTGGCCTCGGGCAAGACCACGCAGGCCGAGCAGCTCGACGAGGCCGTGAGCCTGGGCCAGACCGGGGTCAACGGAAACAACGTGTTCTGGCTGAGCGACACCAACGAGGGCGACAACGGGCAGATGACGATCCTGCGCTCGGCGCTGGACGGCACCGGGACCGTCATGGTCAGCAGCGAGCACAAGCCCGGCGCGCTGATCGCCTCCGACCTCACCGTCTCCGAGGAGGCGCTGACAGTCGTCGCCCGGACGCCCGACACCCAGTACCGCAACGAGTCGCTGCCCAAGCTGTGGCAGCTGACGACCGACGGGTCCCGCCAGGACCGCGTCTCGTGCAACCGCGGTGAACAGAGCTACCCGGCGGCGGGCGCCGGCCGCCAGGTCGCCTGGATCGACGCGACCACCGGCTCCACGGACCTCGTCGTCCGCGACCGGCCGGCCGGTCGCTGCTGACCCGACGCACTCCAAGGGGGGCCGGGGGGCTCGTGGCACACGCCATGAACCCCCCGGCCCCCTCGCGTCCCGCCCCACCACACGACCGTGGGACCCATGGCCGGTCAGCCCACGGACGGAGCGAACCGCCCAGAAGGCGAAGTCCGGTACACCGCGCCGCCGATGGAGCCGTCGGCGCGACCATCGGCTGGGGCATTCGCGAGGCATGCGGCCGACCCCGGGCCTCTACGATGGCCCGATGGTGTCGATCAAGCAGTTCCAAATCACTTTCGACTGCGCGGAGCCCGAGCGGGTCGCTCGCTTCTGGTGTGAGGTGTTGGGGTACGTCGTACCACCGCCGCCGGAGGGGTACGCCACCTGGGGCGACTTCGATCGCGCACTGCCACCCGAGCGTCAGGGTGCGGCGTTCGCATGCGTCGATCCCTCGGGAGTGGGCCCGCGCATGTTCTTCCAGCGCGTCCCCGAGGGCAAGGTCGTCAAGAACCGGCTGCACCTCGACGTCCGGGTCGGCACCGGGCTCGTGGGGGAGGAGCGCGTGGCCGCCCTTGAGGCCGAGTGCGCACGACTGCTCCCGCTCGGCGCGGCACGTGTGCGACTGCTGCGTGCCGACGGATTCAACGAGTCCTGCCTCGTGATGCGGGACATCGAGGGCAACGAGTTCTGTCTCGACTGACCCGCCGCGCCCGCGGCACCTTCACCGGTCGAGACCATCCGGCAGCCCCATGGGTGGAAGCAGAGTGCACCGTCCGTCGTGCGCCGGCTCGCGCGTGCGCCGGCGCACCCTGGGCATATGTCCCCGGACGACTGGAGGCCATCATGATCACATTCCGTACGCGCCGTCACCAGAGCGGCATCAGCGTCCTCTTCGCCGCTGCGGCGCTCGCCGCGACGTTGGCCGGGTGCACGATGAAGGACGCCATCTGCCGTGGCGGGGAGTACCCGGTCATGACGGTCGGGGGCACCGGCTCCGCCTGCGCCTCGAACGGGAAGCCGCCGCCCGAGGGGTTCACGCGATACCCCGACGGCAAGGTGCCCGAGCACGTCGACGACTCCTGGGACGTGTACTGGCGCACCCACACCCTCGACGACAAGGGCAACATCATCGACGCCCCAGCTCCGCGATAGGGGGCCGGTCCCGGTGAAGGACGGTGCCCTCGTCAGGTCGTCTGCCTCGCGCGCAGTCGTCGCACATCGCGTACAAGCACGCAGAGGGCGCTGAAGAAGGTCACGGCGCCGGCCGCGATCCACACAGCCGATGCCCCCGTGCGATGCTCCCGAAGGGCGCCGACGAGGAGCACCGCGCCGGCAAGAACGCCGAAGGCCGAGACCAGGGTGTCGATGCGGCGGGTCACACGGACATCATCACCGACCATCCCGGCCGGCGGGAGTGTTCCAGAGGAAATCTCCCCTCACTTCCCGATTCCCGGTTTCCGATCGCATGGTGCCCGCGTTCCGCTGCACGACCACATCCCGGGTCTCAAGTCGCTCCGCCAGAGCAGGGGTTACCCATCGACCCGCGGGCGCCCGATGGTCGCCGCCACCTTCCGGTAGTGGTGGAGGTCGACGTCATCGTCACGTCATCGGCGTCGGCCTGCGCACGGCCCGTCCGCGACGGAGTTCCGGCTCTGCTGGACTTCCCCGTTGCGTCGGGTGATAGAACGGAGCTCCAAGCGTCGTGTCATGAGGACTCGGCAGCGACGTGGCAGCGGCGTGGCAGCTCGTACGCGTGCGGGCAGGTCCGCCCCGGGGTTGGCGCGTCTTGGCGTCGTGCCCGAGTTCCTACATGAACATCAAAAACACGCACGATCGCACCACCCCCCGTCAGCGGTTATCGCGAGACAAGGAACCGGCCATTGAATCCTCTGCCGGCGCGCCTGGCGCGCCTACTGGCAACCCTCGCAGCCGGTGCGGCGATTGGCGCATGGGGAGCCCTCGCGGCCAAGGTCGACAACCCGGTCTTCCACGTCGTGAACCTCGTGTTCTCCGGGGGTTGGTCGTGGGCCTGTTTCGCCTTTCTGGTCGGCTGTTCCTGTCAATCAAAAGTCAAGGCGGCGTGGCTGTCCTCCTCGGCATTGGCCATCGGCGTGGTCGTCTACTACCTGTGCAAGGCTTTGAGTCCCGTGGCGCCGATCGGCATGGACGGCGCTCCCGAGCCGAACTTGGGGGGTGCTTCAACGGGGATCCTGGTCTGGGGAGCGGCTGCCTTTGTCTTCGGCGCTCCGGTGGGGCTCATCGGAAACCTGGCGCGCATACCCGGCATCGCAGGCCTCTCGTTCCGTCTGCTGATTCCGCTGATCGCCTTCTATGAGACATCGCTGCGCCTGGACGGGGAGGCGGCCACTGCGGGGCGCGTTCCCGAAGTCACCTGGAGCACGATTCGCGTGCTTGCCGTCCTCGCCGCCGTGGCACTTGTGGGACACACGCTGTGGGGATGGCGTACTCGGCGCGACCGTCCGAAAGTCGGGGTTGAAGCAGACTGAGGAGCAGGACGAGCCTCACTCCGGCCGCGGGCGCGGGCGTGAGGCCGGGGGCGCGGGAGTGGTCCACGGCCCTCAGGGTGTGGTCGTGCTGCCGAGCAGGCGGTTCACGAGGAGGTCCGGGTAGCCGGTGGCCGGCGGGTCGATGCCGAAGATCGCCCGGAGGTAGAGCGGCGCGACGAGTTGGTCGAGGATCTGGTCGAGCGGCGGGGGGACCTCGCCGCGGGCGGTGGCGCGGTCACGGATGCGCTCGATCGCGCCGATGCGGCGCTCGAACTGCCCCGCGCGTTCCCCCTGCGCCGTTGCGCTGCCCGGCATCGACAGGGCGACGGCGCGAATGAGGAGACGCCCCTCGGGCGTGCGGATGCTCGCGACGCCCGCCTCGACCCATGCCGTCAGGTCGCCGCGCAGGGTGCCGGTGTCGGCGAGCGGCCAGTCCCGTTCGAGACGGGTGACGACCACGTCGGCCAGGAGTGCCTCCCGGCTGCCCCAACGCCGGTAGACGCTGGTGTGGTTCACCCCGGCGCGCTGCGCGACGGCGGGGATGGTGAGGTCCGCGCCCTGGGGGTCGGACAGCAGGTCGATGACGGCCTGGTGGACGGCTGAGCGGACCTGCTCGGGGCTCTTGCGCAGGCGCGGGGCCGGTTGGTTCGAAGTCACGCACCCATCGTAAGCGCTAAGCACAACTATTTGCTTACTGGCGCCCAGGGGTCTACAGTCCTGCCGTACGCACAGATCTGTGCTTAAGGAGAGTGTGATGAAGCCGCTGCTGTTCCCCGGCAACCCCCAGTTCTGGTACGAGACCCTGCGCTCGATGAGCCACATCGCCTACGGCGGCGCCGACTTCGGCGAGGTCGTCTCCACCAGCGCGCGCATCAAGGAAGGCGACTACGACAGCTGGTACGAGGAGTGGACGGCGACCGCCGACCGGGTGGCCGACGAGGCACAGCGAGCCCTGGACGCGGGCCACACCATCAGCGCCCGGGACGGATTCCTGCGCGCCTCGAACTACTACCGGTCGGCCGAGTTCTTCCAGCACGGCTCCCCGTGCGACCCCCGCCACGACCACGCCTACGACCGCAGCGTGGCCTGCTTCCAGGCCGCCGCCGCGCTGCACACGCCCCGCATCGAACCGGTCCTCATCCCCTACGAGGGCACCACCCTGCCCGGCTACCTCTACCGGGTCGACGACACCGGCACGCCCCGCCCGACCCTGATCATGCACAGCGGTTTCGACGGCACCGCCGAGGAACTCCACTTCAGCGG
Above is a window of Streptomyces sp. NBC_01426 DNA encoding:
- a CDS encoding bifunctional metallophosphatase/5'-nucleotidase; this translates as MSLPKTVKSWNDVGAGRRSFLTAMGAVGATVATGVPAYASDHARDVRDADGHVDVQLLNITDLHGYLAAAPGGDSTIHGNGGQTYTVGGVAYMAAHLKRIRDGKANSLFFSPGDNFSGWEFDAAVFADEPTIEAFNLMKLDFSTAGNHEFDKSPAMITQHMEEGVPFPVVGQDTSFIDSAGRRFPGADFLFYSGNVQWRGDGADVLPAYNIRYVDGPSGEKIPVGFIHLTAIGTESSSTAYLPAVKTRDELQTVNRLAALLKKRGVNAIVLSMHDGAVAGGDFNGGLNPSGPAYELALQASPDIDVIVTGHWHTRFNMMLPDPNGVPRPFVEAGCHGQLINEINLKLDPRTGKVVRELTVSTNHPNTRTGIAPDPEMRQVVSYWNGQATTRANSTIGRQRGSFLRARNAAGESTMGDLVADWALWAGSRPTNKNFNGNCHPNIAAQLAMVALAPRVGQTVIAGDLVHDPATNGAIPFVRAWRGVGYGDPVVSVWVTGQQIHDALEQQWTTKEGGGIQYAPFAVSKNVRYSFNSAAGVGNRVDPRNVHIDGKALEPTRRYRLATLAYTLVGADGYPALTDFEEPFTHQRDFESFVAFVRQAGTLVPAPTNRVSVLSSSGALRSELGEIVDPVEPRLSDGTPMSRPQAAIVTAARSHDIPYPPC
- a CDS encoding helix-turn-helix transcriptional regulator, with the protein product MIHTDPYNPGLGWPEEDAHKALLVAGAGDAAQLDALTGVGKPGPDRTPARPAGQVVTTPLPGESPEPATSPATTLRLLVRRRQALLRQESAELERLCTYADGLAERPPAVLGAGRSGTPEILSGAEDITTRVRHMLAAARSEVLILDRPPGIRGLPDPAPDGEALGPAIGDLLDRGVIVRTVLDREWMKHPGRPQTLGALTERGLQARVGAHLPTRLIVVDRHSCLLPPSAAGDGAEPVLVPGGALLRRAVLPLFETLWDRATPVGNPDSDLTTSQRELLSLLASGLKDEAIARRLGIHVHTARRRISGMLDDLDAGTRFQAGAQAVIRGWLDRAAEA
- a CDS encoding M4 family metallopeptidase; the protein is MSPAQATDPTGGGSGVLSGRDTDTPVLVEGIREPVDAKAAPADAARQHLASKKSRYKIPQAVSDLTPVSTVNSGADETVRLQQKHHGVQVLGGQYVVRMQKQDGKRVVTGTSGHYFTGLTAGVTPQVGQELAVQRAVSATLHQLGGAVLGTSQAPRAGGHDAAQAPLTGEAKGLVILPKGDGVLAYRVTVRGSAPGTGEPVLREVYVDATSGYPALQYSALKTMTAPDAVSGKDTKDAPAADGPAGDASGLFPEAGSGTRLNGGKTPLSIAYDQTAASFVMADAVRMRGTSKNLLATWDARGRSVSEVSGKWPGNLKMFSSPTAEFDAAATDSGAVDAHWNAEQVYDYYKNAHGRDSLDGSGMTVNSLVGVTYYGMPYANAFWDGAKMVYGNGDKEYKPLSADTDVVGHEMTHGVIEHTANLVYAGQSGALNEALADYFGNAIDVTANGIPMTDPTAGLIGENLCRTKAAADCALRDLNDGATTSKSFLGVSFATDNGGVHLNSTIFSGALWDMREDLGGTLADKIVYKALTEYMTPVDGFTEARNAVLAAAKSMGVTAGQQNTVKRAFNAHGVVPGWEQALGVDSDSLFGKLNTTDSGVGAGGGWWTVSKSNDDGSEPYSVYAGRMDGKGAAKVISPNDGRFHTAPATDGKTAVWTAYGTTSVDILSRPIAGGPVKKLYSSTTGVSGLRIDKGVVVFEEYDIFGGRHVGYQRPADKAPVFVDGQDWDIITALPSVKGDKLAYAKLYPQDGTYRLGVDILDLASGKTTQAEQLDEAVSLGQTGVNGNNVFWLSDTNEGDNGQMTILRSALDGTGTVMVSSEHKPGALIASDLTVSEEALTVVARTPDTQYRNESLPKLWQLTTDGSRQDRVSCNRGEQSYPAAGAGRQVAWIDATTGSTDLVVRDRPAGRC
- a CDS encoding VOC family protein — encoded protein: MVSIKQFQITFDCAEPERVARFWCEVLGYVVPPPPEGYATWGDFDRALPPERQGAAFACVDPSGVGPRMFFQRVPEGKVVKNRLHLDVRVGTGLVGEERVAALEAECARLLPLGAARVRLLRADGFNESCLVMRDIEGNEFCLD
- a CDS encoding SCO0607 family lipoprotein, which translates into the protein MITFRTRRHQSGISVLFAAAALAATLAGCTMKDAICRGGEYPVMTVGGTGSACASNGKPPPEGFTRYPDGKVPEHVDDSWDVYWRTHTLDDKGNIIDAPAPR
- a CDS encoding TetR/AcrR family transcriptional regulator, translated to MTSNQPAPRLRKSPEQVRSAVHQAVIDLLSDPQGADLTIPAVAQRAGVNHTSVYRRWGSREALLADVVVTRLERDWPLADTGTLRGDLTAWVEAGVASIRTPEGRLLIRAVALSMPGSATAQGERAGQFERRIGAIERIRDRATARGEVPPPLDQILDQLVAPLYLRAIFGIDPPATGYPDLLVNRLLGSTTTP